Part of the Paenibacillus guangzhouensis genome is shown below.
AGCAGGGAGACGTCAGGAGCCGGATGTCTTCCATGTCCATCACGGCAGTATCTCTGCGATGCTGCGTGAAGAAGCGGAGGCCGCGCTGCGAACAGGTCATGGGCCGGCCGTCGCGATGGCGACGGTGACACTGGAGCTCGGGATCGATCTCGGCGAGCTCGAGCGTGTCGTGCAGCTGGAGTCACCGAGCAGCTGCGCGAGCTTCGTTCAGCGGCTGGGCCGATCGGGACGACGCGGGGATATGCCTTCCGAGATGATGTTCGTCATCCCGGAAGAGGAGGACGAGCAGGCACAGCTGCCTGCTCGAATGCCGTGGACGCTGATGCGGGCGATCGCCATCATCGAGCTCTATGTCCGGCACAAATGGGTAGAGCCGCTTAGCCTTCGGAAGAAGCCCGTCGGGCTGCTCTACCATCAGACCATGAGTGTGCTGAAGAGTATGGGGGAGGCGGCGCCGAAGGATCTCGCTCGGATGATTCTATCGCTGCCGCCATTCCAGCATATTTCTCCGGAGGAATATCAGCAGTTCCTACAGTATTTGCTTCAGACAGACCATGTGCAGCGGACCGAAGTGGGCGGCTTGATCATCGGGCTAACGGGGGAGAAGACCGTGAATAATTACCGATTCTATGCGGTCTTCAAGGATGACGAAGAATACGTCGTCTACAACGGCTCCGAAGAGATAGGTTCCATTACGACGGTTCCACCGCCGGAATATTGCTTCTCGCTCGCCGGCAAGCTATGGAAGGTCATCGAGATTGACCGCAAGCATAAAGCCGTCTATGTGAAGCCTTCGCTCGGCAAGGTGGATACATTATGGGTCGGAGGCAGAGGGGACATCCATACGGAAGTCATGCGCAAGATGAGGGATGTTCTCGCGGATAACACGATCTATCCGTACCTGGCGCCACGTGCCGTGAATCGTCTTGAGCGGGCGCGCCGGCTGGCTCGGGAGAGCGGCTTACTGGAGAAGACCGTCATCCCAGCTGGTGGCGACTCGATGTTCATCCTGCCATGGATCGGCACGAAGTCGTTCCGTACGTTGGAGCGGCTCGTGAAGTATCGACTGGCGGATCGACTCTCGCTGCGATCGATCGTACCGATGGAACCGTATTATATGGTTATCTCGGGACGGGCCGATGCCGAAACGCTGCTGGCAGAGATCCAAGCGGAATGCTCGGAAGCGATCGATCCACTCGGCCTGCTGAAGCCGGACGAGTCACCTTACCTTGGCAAATACGATGAATTTGTCCTGCCTGAGCTTGTGCGGCAAGCGTTCGCCGAGGATGGGCTGGATATCGAGGGACTTCGCGCAGCGCTAAGTGTGCAAGAATAGACAGGTAGACATAACACAAAAAAGGAGCCACCAACCTTTCGGTTGGAGCTCCTTTTTCGATATAGCATTTTCTTTTAGTTCATGCTATCGCTCGCAAACACTTGCTTCGTACCAACATCTGTACCCTCAGCCTTTGCTTGCTCACCATCTGCAGCGGCTGCTGGAACCGAATTGGATGTGCGCAGCGGAATTTCTTTTAAGAAGAAGACCAGTGCTAGGGCAAGGAATAGTACGAGCGTGCCTGTCAAGAATACCGTCGATAAAGTCGAGCTTAATGCATCGCGGATCATATCGAGCATTTTCGTAAACAATGGTTGAATGTCTGCTGGCAATTTCGCCATCGTCTCCGTAATTAGCGGTTTGTTCATCAATGTCTGCGGATTCGCAAATGCGGCTAATTGCTTCGCGATATTCGGATCCATCTTCGTCATATCGACGCCATGGGCCGCAGCGGATTGCATTTTATCTGTAATATTGCTCTTCAAGCTGGTGGCCATAACGGAACCCATCACGGCGATCCCGATCGTACCGCCTAAGTTACGGAACAATTGTGAGGATGCGGTCGCAACACCGATTTCTTTATGGGATACTGCATTTTGTGTTGCAAGAGAGAAGACCGGCATGCCAAGTCCAAGACCGATACCGAAAATAATCATACTGATAACAGCCATCGTCACATTCGTCATGAAGACCATAATCGCCATACCAGCGATCATAATCGGTACGCCGAGCATCGCGAAGCGTTTGTATTTCCCGCTCTTCGAGATTTTCTGACCGGTAATGGCAGCCGTAATCATCATGAAGATGGACATCGGCATGGTCACATATCCTGCATACGTCGGTGAAATTTCTAGAACACCTTGCACGAAGAAGGACAAGTAGATCAGGGCGCCCATCATCCCGAAGTTCATCAAGAAACCAATGATGTTCGAGACGGTAACGATTCTGTTCTTGAATAAGGACAGTGGTAGAACAGGGCTTTTCGCATGCTTCTCGACAAAGATAAAGATGATTGCAGATATAATCGAAGCTGCGAGTAATCCTAGGATTTGCGGTGAAACCCATTTATATTCGCTACCTGCCCATGAGAAGGCAAGCAGTAAAGGTACGAGCGATGTTGTTAAGAAAATCGAACCCAGGTAGTCGATCGATTCTGATTTCTTGCGGTCCACTTTCGGGAACAAGAAAATGATCATGAAGAATGCAACAACACCTAGTGGTAAGAAGATCCAGAACACCCAGTGCCAATCCATGTTATCGATCATGTAGCCGCCAAGCGTAGGCCCGATGACACTCGAGAATCCGAAAACGGCGGTCATAAGTCCCGTCCATTTACCACGTTCACGCGGCGGGAACAAATCACCTATAGCAGTGAAGGAAGTCGCCATGATAATCCCTGCGCCGATCCCTTGAATCCCCCGATACGTTATGAACTGATAGACATCGGACGAGGTCCCGGTTAAGAAGGCCCCGACCATAAAGAATAATATACCGGCTAGCAAAAATGGTTTACGTCCATAAATATCGGACAATTTTCCGACCAAGACGGTCGCGATCGTCGACGTTAACAGATAAATGTTAATCGTCCAAGTGTACAAGTTCATACCATCTAGTATGGCAATGATTCTCGGCATCGCCGTACTGCCAATCGTCTGGTTGATCGCCGCGAAGAACATGGCAGCCATGATGGCGATCATGATGGTAATTTTTCTTTTCAAGGATAAATGCTCCATGATGATTCTCTACTCCCTTTAATATTAATTATCTATTTTCGCAAGCACGGTCGTCATAATGCGTTTCAGGTGCTTGATATCTTCGTCCGGTAATGAACCGAAGAACATTGCGATGGTTTCTTTCTGATCTTCCATCACTTGGTGCGTAATCCGTCTTCCCTCCTCGGTAATCTGAATGTAGACGACACGTCGGTCATCTGCTGCACGTGTGCGTTCAATGTAGCCTTCCGACAATAGACGATCGGCTGCGCCAGTCACGGCACCTGAAGTAATGCACAAGGCTTCCGCAAGCTGTGATACCTTCTGCGGACCGTGTTTCTCCAGCTTGAAGAGCATTTTGAATTGAGGGTAGGTTAATTGATGAACCATCCGTTTGTTCCAATTCTGAGTGACCCGTTTGATAAGCGTCTTGAATAGGGTTGTGACTTCAACCAGTTCTGTGTTGATCGGCATGTGAATTCTCCTCGAGAGCTTCAGGGTATGCACGATCTTAGCATGTTCAACAGCAGCTAGCAGGAGCTCACCCCAATGCTCAGTTTATTTGCGATACATATTTTTTATGACTAAAACAATTCACTATCGAATATTTAGACAGTATAAATCTTTTGTTTTAAAACGTCAATAGGTAAAGGAAAAGTGAAAAAGGAAAAAATCGTAAAATAATGTGGGTGGCAGAATAGGCTCCAAATGATATTCTTATAGTAGAAATAAGTTGAAATAACGTGCAAATGAGGATGGAACAAGTCATGAAATGGATAGATGTTGGAGCCGCCATTATTGAGAACGAGGCCGGCGAGATTCTGATCGCAAGGCGGAAGCCAGGCAAATCACAAGCCGGATTATGGGAATTCCCGGGCGGCAAAATTGAATCCGGCGAGTCCATCGTAGCTTGCATTCGGCGGGAGTTGATGGAAGAGCTTCAGATTGATGTTGACATAGGCTCCTATTTCGGCACGCATGAGCATCAATATGAGACAGCCAATATCCGATTAATCGCTTATAAAGTGAGTTACCTTCAAGGGGAAATCCGTCTAATCGACCATGATGCGTACTGTTGGGTACGCCGTGAAGTGCTTCATACGATTGCTTTTGCCCCGGCGGACGTGCAATTTGTTCAGATGCTGCAAGAAGAATTAGAGGAGAAGTGAACATGCCTACTTATACCTATAACAAGCTCGTGCGTGATTTGATACCACAGATCATTGAAGCACAAGGGAAACGAGCGAATACGAGCGTACTCGAAGAATTCGACTATATGGAAGCGTTGAGAGTGAAGTACCGTGAAGAGACGCAGGAGTATTTTGAAGCGAACAACAATGAGGAGGCGCTGGAAGAGCTGGCTGATGCATTAGAGGTCATTCGTGCATTGGCGGTTGGACATGGCGCATCTTGGGACGAGCTCGAACAGATCCGAGCGAAAAAAACTGAGGCGCGTGGGGGATTTCAGAATCGGGTCTATCTGATCGATGTAGTCGAGGATTGACGCACTAGGAGAGGAGAAGCTCGCATATGGAATTCATTCTTACGGTTCATGATATTTTACTGCGTCCTCTTTTTCAGAATGCGGTCGTCGTCGCAGGGGAAGGTGGATTAGCCCGCCGCGTACGCTGGGTGCATATTCTAGAAGTATCGAATTTCGACCAATTGATCAATGGGGAAGAGTTAATCCTAACGACAGGTATTAGCTTTCATTCCGATCCCTCTTATGCCGTGAGCTACGTGGAGGAGCTGGCGAAGCAGAATGCCTCCTGTCTCTGTATTGAACTGGGCCAATTTTTTGATAAACTGCCGGAGGCGATGATTGAGGCGGCGAGCAGACATCAGCTACCGCTAGTTATTTTCCCGCACGGGGTACGGTTCGTGGATATTACGCAAGATTTGCATTCTATGATTATTAATAGTCATCATCGCATTCTGCAAGAATTAGAGAGTGTGTCTAGAGAGTTCCATCGATTGACGTTAACATCGCAAGGGATTACGAATGTCCTAAAGTTGTTACATACGAGTACCAAGGCGCAAGTGATCTACGTTCCGACACAGGGGCAACCCACCTTCAATCCTGCGCTGCCGATCCAGACACAAAAGCGTTATTTGGAAGCGTTATCTAGCCGAATCCCGGAGATCCCGGACCATAAGCCTCATGTCGTGCCAATGGAGTGGGCGTTCGATAACAAAACGATGATTCTACAATCGGTAGGGGCGCTCGGGAAGACTTGGGCCTATATTGTGATGGTGCTCGACCATCCGCCGCAAGAATACGATTATCTGATTCTGGATTCCGCCTCCTTATCGATCTCGCAGGATTTGCTGCGCAAACGGTACATCGAAGAACGGAAATTGTATACCGAGAATTTATGGGTGGACGACCTGCTGCACGTCCGAATCAAGGATGAAGAACAGCTCAAGTCACTGATGGGGACGGATTTCAAAAAGCTGAACGAAGCGCAGTACCGGGTCTGCCTCATCGAATTCGATCAGCAAGGAGATCAGTCGTTCCACGCGGTGGAGGAGGGGACGGAATCAGTCGGGATTCATCTCTCCATGGTACTGCGTTCCATCTTCGAGCAGCATGCCTTCATGCCGTTGATCACGCTGAAGAATAACCGTCTTATTATTGTAGCGATTGATCTTAATCCGAAGCGTCCATCGAAAATACGATTGCAGCAAGTATTCGATTCGCTGCGTCAGATCCAGCTGGATGAGAAAATCGAGGATATGGACTTACTCATCGGCGTCGGACGTTCTTATGTGAAATTAATGAATGCTCATCATAGCTATCAAGAGGCCATTCGGGCCATATCGCTCTATCCGTGTTTCAAGAAACCTGTCATGTTCTTCGAGGATTTGGGCGTCTTTCAACTGCTATTCCATATCGACAATCGCGAGATGCTGGAGTCCTTCGTTCATAGCTATCTGGGACCGCTTATTGATCATGATCTGACCAGAGGAAGCGAATTGATTCGTACGCTCAAAGTCTATCTCGACCATGACGGATCGAAGCAGATTGCTGCTCAGAAATTATTCATTGTCAGGCAATCACTCTATTATCGCTTGGAGAAGATCGCAGAATTGCTCGGTGCCGACTTTATCGAACCGGAGAACCGAATTGCGCTGCAGGTTGCGCTTCGCGGTTACCAGATGCTGAATCCCGATCGTTTATTGAATCAAGATTAAACAAGAACGCTTACCCAGCTGAATGTAGAAGGGTAGGCGTTTTGTCGTCATGAGATAAATTCGTCATTTATGTCAAAAAAATGAAAGATTCTACTTAACAATTTGTCTAATGCATTGATCCTAAAAAAATTTATACTTAATTTCGTAGCACATTAGAATGATTGTAATCGCTTTAAAACGGGATTGATTGTGAGCTCGGCACATACGGCTTTAAGGAGTATCTGGAGACGAAGCAGATTCATGTGGCGTTACAGCCGGCGCCTTCCGGTTGGTTCTGAAGTTAACAGGAAGATTAGCTTGCCCAACGGCATAGGATGATTATAGGCGTATCGCAACATCGTTTTTTCTATAATGGTAGAAAATTTATATTTCTTCCTAACATCCTGTCTAATGTTTTGCACAAGGAAGCTTCTATCTGAACGTAATCTTACATCCTAAATCTTGGGAGGGTACTCACATGTCTGAAGTGAAGACGCAAGTCATGACCATAAAGAACTATATCAACGGCGAATGGATCGAATCCGCGAGCGGCCGTTACGATCAGGTGCCGAACCCGGCAACGGGTGAGATGATCGCGCAGGTGCCGCATTCGACCCGGGCGGAGTTGGACCAAGCGGCGGAAGCGGCTGCGAATGCGTTCGCGACGTGGAAGAACGTTGCGGTACCGCGGCGTGCGCGGATTCTGTTTCGCTATCAGCAATTGCTCGTCGAGCATTGGGAGGAGCTTGCGAAGATCGTCACGATGGAGAACGGGAAGAGCTACACGGAAGCGTATGGCGAAGTGCAGCGCGGGATTGAATGCGTCGAATTCGCAGCGGGTGCGCCGACGCTAATGATGGGCAATCAGCTGCCGGATATCGCGACAGGCGTAGAATCCGGGATGTACCGTTATCCGATCGGGGTGGTCGGCGGCATTACGCCGTTCAATTTTCCGATGATGGTGCCTTGCTGGATGTTCCCGCTCGCGATTGCTTGCGGCAATACGTTCGTGCTGAAGCCTTCGGAGCGTACACCGATCCTCGCGAATCGCCTAGCGGAGCTCTTCGAGCAAGCCGGACTGCCCAAAGGCGTGCTGAATATCGTACATGGTTCCCATGACGTCGTGAACGGCATTCTGGAGAATGAACGCATCAAGGCCGTGTCCTTCGTCGGCTCCCAGCCTGTCGCGGAGTACATCTATAGGACGGCTGCCGCGAATGGCAAACGTGTTCAAGCGCTGGCGGGTGCAAAGAACCATTCTATCGTCATGCCTGATGCGGACCTCGACAACGCGGTAACGAACATTATTAGCGCGGCATTCGGATCGGCTGGCGAGCGATGTATGGCTTGCGCCGTTGTCGTGGCTGTCGGTGACGTGGCGGATGAGTTGGTAGACCGCTTGCTGCAGGCAGCGAACGGAATCAAGATTGGGAACGGCATGCAATCTGACGTGTTTCTTGGCCCTGTCATTCGCGAGGAGAACAAAGCGCGCACGATCAACTATATCGAAATTGGCCAGTCCGAGGGGGCGGTGCTCGTGCGCGACGGTCGATTGGATCAAGCAGTGAACGGCGACGGCTATTTCGTGGGGCCGACGATCTTCGATGAAGTGAAGCCGGGGATGCGGATCTGGAAGGATGAGATTTTCGCTCCCGTGCTGTCGATTGTCAGGGCGAAGAATCTGGCTGAAGCGATTGAGATCGCGAACCAATCCGAATTCGCGAACGGGGCATGTCTCTATACGGATAGCGCGAAGGCGATCCGCCAGTTCCGCGAAGACATCGATGCCGGCATGCTCGGCGTCAACCTAGGCGTTCCGGCACCGATGGCGTTCTTTCCGTTCTCAGGCTACAAGAAGTCGTTCTACGGGGACCTCCATGCGAACGGACGTGACGGCGTAGAATTTTATACACGTAAAAAAATGCTCACAGCCCGTTACTAATCAGGGGGAGGTGTTGCAGAGATGTCTATCAAACGTGAACCGGTCGATATCCTAGCAAAAGATCGGAAATATCTGTGGCACGCGATGTCTCCCTATAACGAGAACGTTCCGCCCATGGTGGTGACAGCTGGGGAAGGGTCATGGATTACGGATTTGAACGGCAATCGTTACTTGGATGCGATGTCGGGTTTATGGTGTGTGAACGTCGGCTACGGCCGGGAGGAGATGGCGAAGGCTGCCTATGATCAGCTTGTTGCGATGCCTTATTACCCTTTAACGCAAAGTCATATCCCGGCGATTGAGCTGGCAGCGAAGCTGAACGAATGGCTGGAAGGGGAGTATGTTATCTTCTTCTCGAACAGCGGTTCGGAAGCGAATGAGACGGCATTCAAAATCGTGCGTCAATACCATGAGCAATCCGGATATCCGAATCGCTATAAGTTCATTTCGCGTTACCGCGCTTACCATGGCAACTCCATGGGCGCGCTCGCGGCGACGGGACAAGCGCAGCGCAAATATAAATACGAGCCGCTCGGCGGAGGATTTGTCCATGTGCATCCGCCGGATAGCTATCGTCGTCCAGCGGGGATGAGCGTTGAAGCGTTCAACCTGCAATGTGCGCGTGAGATTGAGGACACGATCGTCTGGGAAGGCGAAGAGACGATTGCGGCGGTGATTATGGAGCCAGCGATTACCGGTGGCGGCGTTATCGTCCCGCATCCAGTCTATATGGAAGAAGTGCAGAAGATCTGCCACCGCCATGGGGTGCTGCTTATTATCGATGAGGTGATCTGCGGCTTCGGACGCTCCGGGCGCAAGTTCGGTCATATGAACTACGACGTGAAGCCGGATATCGTCACGATGGCCAAAGGGTTAACGAGCGGCTATCTGCCATTATCGGCGACAGCTGTGCGCAAAGAAATCTATGAAGCCTTCAAGAGCAAGGCGGATTATAGTCATCTGCGCCATGTGAACACGTTCGGCGGTACGCCGGCGGCTTGTGCGCTGGCATTGAAGAACCTCGAGATTATGGAACGTGAGCATCTGGTGGAACGTTCCCGCGTGCTTGGCGAGAAGCTGGAAGCAGGTATGGCAGAGCTTCGTGATCATCCACTTGTGGGCGATACCCGCCGCTTCGGATTCTTGATGGGAATCGAGGTCGTGCAGAATCAAGATACGAAGGAGCCGTTGCCGCTGGCTGCAATAGGCAAGATCATCGCCGAATGCAAGGCGAAAGGGCTCATTATCGGGAAGAATGGCGATACAGTTGCGGGATATAACAACGTGCTCATGTTCTCACCGCCGTTATCTTGCACGGACGAAGACGTAGATTTCATTGTGAACACATTTAAGGCGGTTATGAATAATCAATAAGGAGCGGACTATTATGTTAATCGGTGTACCAAAAGAGATCAAAAATAATGAGAATCGCGTCGGCATGACGCCAAGCTCTGTCGTCACGTATATCAATGCTGGGCACGAAGTGCTCGTGGAGACGAATGCGGGGGCGGGGATCGGGTTCACTGATCAAGATTATCTGGCTGCCGGGGCGCGGATCGTATCGACTGCGAAGGAAGCATGGGCGGCGGAGATGGTCGTGAAGGTGAAGGAGCCGATCCCATCGGAGTATGGTTACTTTCATGAAGGACTAATCCTCTATACGTATTTGCACCTTGCGCCGGAACCGGAACTAACGAAAGCGCTCGTGGACAGCAAAGTGACGGCAATTGCCTATGAGACGATCCAACTGGATAACGGCAGCTTGCCATTATTGACGCCGATGAGCGAAGTGGCTGGGCGGATGTCTATTCAGATCGGTGCGAGATTCCTCGAGAAGGCGAACGGCGGCAAAGGCGTATTGTTGAGCGGCGTACCAGGAGTTGCACCAGCGAAGGTAGCGATTGTTGGCGGCGGCATTGTGGGGGCGAACGCGGCGAAAATGGCGATCGGGCTCGGCGCGGACGTGAGCATCCTGGACATCAGTCCAGATCGTCTTCGTCAGCTGGACGATATGTTCCAAGGCCGCGTGAAGACGATTATGTCGAATCCGTTTAATATCGCGGAGACGGTTCGGAACGCGGACCTTGTTGTTGGCGCAGTGCTCATCCCAGGCGCACGTGCGCCAAGACTCGTCACGGAGAAAATGGTGCAGAGCATGAGCCCGGGCTCCGTAATCGTCGATGTTGCGATTGACCAAGGCGGCTCCATCGAGACGATTGATCGCATTACGACGCATGACAACCCGACGTACGAGAAGCATGGCG
Proteins encoded:
- a CDS encoding DEAD/DEAH box helicase gives rise to the protein MSDHPFYRLAPFIQEYIYRKRWDTLREAQVEACRVLFDTRNHLLIASGTASGKTEAAFFPALTELHHEPSKSVGILYIGPLKALINDQFERLKELLQEAHIPVWHWHGDVPQSEKTKLVRDPSGVLQITPESLEGLLMNRPNAIPALFYDLRYIVIDEVHAFMGADRGMQVLSEIARIERMAGCRPRRIGLSATLSDYATASEWLRAGSVEGVEVVAPQGGRKLRLSIEHFSFPSARDEEQTEHLAQATRAYYDYIYDHTRLKKALVFTNSRSDAELAALELRRTAGRRQEPDVFHVHHGSISAMLREEAEAALRTGHGPAVAMATVTLELGIDLGELERVVQLESPSSCASFVQRLGRSGRRGDMPSEMMFVIPEEEDEQAQLPARMPWTLMRAIAIIELYVRHKWVEPLSLRKKPVGLLYHQTMSVLKSMGEAAPKDLARMILSLPPFQHISPEEYQQFLQYLLQTDHVQRTEVGGLIIGLTGEKTVNNYRFYAVFKDDEEYVVYNGSEEIGSITTVPPPEYCFSLAGKLWKVIEIDRKHKAVYVKPSLGKVDTLWVGGRGDIHTEVMRKMRDVLADNTIYPYLAPRAVNRLERARRLARESGLLEKTVIPAGGDSMFILPWIGTKSFRTLERLVKYRLADRLSLRSIVPMEPYYMVISGRADAETLLAEIQAECSEAIDPLGLLKPDESPYLGKYDEFVLPELVRQAFAEDGLDIEGLRAALSVQE
- a CDS encoding MDR family MFS transporter, encoding MEHLSLKRKITIMIAIMAAMFFAAINQTIGSTAMPRIIAILDGMNLYTWTINIYLLTSTIATVLVGKLSDIYGRKPFLLAGILFFMVGAFLTGTSSDVYQFITYRGIQGIGAGIIMATSFTAIGDLFPPRERGKWTGLMTAVFGFSSVIGPTLGGYMIDNMDWHWVFWIFLPLGVVAFFMIIFLFPKVDRKKSESIDYLGSIFLTTSLVPLLLAFSWAGSEYKWVSPQILGLLAASIISAIIFIFVEKHAKSPVLPLSLFKNRIVTVSNIIGFLMNFGMMGALIYLSFFVQGVLEISPTYAGYVTMPMSIFMMITAAITGQKISKSGKYKRFAMLGVPIMIAGMAIMVFMTNVTMAVISMIIFGIGLGLGMPVFSLATQNAVSHKEIGVATASSQLFRNLGGTIGIAVMGSVMATSLKSNITDKMQSAAAHGVDMTKMDPNIAKQLAAFANPQTLMNKPLITETMAKLPADIQPLFTKMLDMIRDALSSTLSTVFLTGTLVLFLALALVFFLKEIPLRTSNSVPAAAADGEQAKAEGTDVGTKQVFASDSMN
- a CDS encoding MarR family winged helix-turn-helix transcriptional regulator — protein: MPINTELVEVTTLFKTLIKRVTQNWNKRMVHQLTYPQFKMLFKLEKHGPQKVSQLAEALCITSGAVTGAADRLLSEGYIERTRAADDRRVVYIQITEEGRRITHQVMEDQKETIAMFFGSLPDEDIKHLKRIMTTVLAKIDN
- the mutT gene encoding 8-oxo-dGTP diphosphatase MutT, with amino-acid sequence MKWIDVGAAIIENEAGEILIARRKPGKSQAGLWEFPGGKIESGESIVACIRRELMEELQIDVDIGSYFGTHEHQYETANIRLIAYKVSYLQGEIRLIDHDAYCWVRREVLHTIAFAPADVQFVQMLQEELEEK
- a CDS encoding nucleoside triphosphate pyrophosphohydrolase, encoding MPTYTYNKLVRDLIPQIIEAQGKRANTSVLEEFDYMEALRVKYREETQEYFEANNNEEALEELADALEVIRALAVGHGASWDELEQIRAKKTEARGGFQNRVYLIDVVED
- a CDS encoding PucR family transcriptional regulator, encoding MEFILTVHDILLRPLFQNAVVVAGEGGLARRVRWVHILEVSNFDQLINGEELILTTGISFHSDPSYAVSYVEELAKQNASCLCIELGQFFDKLPEAMIEAASRHQLPLVIFPHGVRFVDITQDLHSMIINSHHRILQELESVSREFHRLTLTSQGITNVLKLLHTSTKAQVIYVPTQGQPTFNPALPIQTQKRYLEALSSRIPEIPDHKPHVVPMEWAFDNKTMILQSVGALGKTWAYIVMVLDHPPQEYDYLILDSASLSISQDLLRKRYIEERKLYTENLWVDDLLHVRIKDEEQLKSLMGTDFKKLNEAQYRVCLIEFDQQGDQSFHAVEEGTESVGIHLSMVLRSIFEQHAFMPLITLKNNRLIIVAIDLNPKRPSKIRLQQVFDSLRQIQLDEKIEDMDLLIGVGRSYVKLMNAHHSYQEAIRAISLYPCFKKPVMFFEDLGVFQLLFHIDNREMLESFVHSYLGPLIDHDLTRGSELIRTLKVYLDHDGSKQIAAQKLFIVRQSLYYRLEKIAELLGADFIEPENRIALQVALRGYQMLNPDRLLNQD
- a CDS encoding CoA-acylating methylmalonate-semialdehyde dehydrogenase, yielding MSEVKTQVMTIKNYINGEWIESASGRYDQVPNPATGEMIAQVPHSTRAELDQAAEAAANAFATWKNVAVPRRARILFRYQQLLVEHWEELAKIVTMENGKSYTEAYGEVQRGIECVEFAAGAPTLMMGNQLPDIATGVESGMYRYPIGVVGGITPFNFPMMVPCWMFPLAIACGNTFVLKPSERTPILANRLAELFEQAGLPKGVLNIVHGSHDVVNGILENERIKAVSFVGSQPVAEYIYRTAAANGKRVQALAGAKNHSIVMPDADLDNAVTNIISAAFGSAGERCMACAVVVAVGDVADELVDRLLQAANGIKIGNGMQSDVFLGPVIREENKARTINYIEIGQSEGAVLVRDGRLDQAVNGDGYFVGPTIFDEVKPGMRIWKDEIFAPVLSIVRAKNLAEAIEIANQSEFANGACLYTDSAKAIRQFREDIDAGMLGVNLGVPAPMAFFPFSGYKKSFYGDLHANGRDGVEFYTRKKMLTARY
- a CDS encoding aspartate aminotransferase family protein, translated to MSIKREPVDILAKDRKYLWHAMSPYNENVPPMVVTAGEGSWITDLNGNRYLDAMSGLWCVNVGYGREEMAKAAYDQLVAMPYYPLTQSHIPAIELAAKLNEWLEGEYVIFFSNSGSEANETAFKIVRQYHEQSGYPNRYKFISRYRAYHGNSMGALAATGQAQRKYKYEPLGGGFVHVHPPDSYRRPAGMSVEAFNLQCAREIEDTIVWEGEETIAAVIMEPAITGGGVIVPHPVYMEEVQKICHRHGVLLIIDEVICGFGRSGRKFGHMNYDVKPDIVTMAKGLTSGYLPLSATAVRKEIYEAFKSKADYSHLRHVNTFGGTPAACALALKNLEIMEREHLVERSRVLGEKLEAGMAELRDHPLVGDTRRFGFLMGIEVVQNQDTKEPLPLAAIGKIIAECKAKGLIIGKNGDTVAGYNNVLMFSPPLSCTDEDVDFIVNTFKAVMNNQ
- the ald gene encoding alanine dehydrogenase, coding for MLIGVPKEIKNNENRVGMTPSSVVTYINAGHEVLVETNAGAGIGFTDQDYLAAGARIVSTAKEAWAAEMVVKVKEPIPSEYGYFHEGLILYTYLHLAPEPELTKALVDSKVTAIAYETIQLDNGSLPLLTPMSEVAGRMSIQIGARFLEKANGGKGVLLSGVPGVAPAKVAIVGGGIVGANAAKMAIGLGADVSILDISPDRLRQLDDMFQGRVKTIMSNPFNIAETVRNADLVVGAVLIPGARAPRLVTEKMVQSMSPGSVIVDVAIDQGGSIETIDRITTHDNPTYEKHGVVHYAVANMPGAVARTSTLALTNVTTPYGVQIASKGYKQAALDNKALAKGINVVDGHVTYKAVADAHGYAFTDVYAVLNQTAVHA